The following coding sequences lie in one Methylotenera versatilis 301 genomic window:
- the rodA gene encoding rod shape-determining protein RodA, whose product MISQLLKQFLKHIDSFLMVCLFFTLMVGLFVLYSASGQSVARIYGQGINIIVALSFMWVAANIAPNQLERVALPLYIFGVLLLIAVALFGSISHGAQRWLNLGFTKIQPSEIMRIAMPMMLAWYFSKQEGKPKMADFAIGGLLLLVPVALIMKQPDLGTALLITASGFYVLFLAGLSWKLLLGSVIAFAASTPILWSMLHDYQRKRIEILLDPTQDPLGAGYHTIQAIIAIGSGGTAGKGWLNGTQAQLDFLPERTTDFIFAVFGEEFGLLGNLLLLLLFTLIIMRGLVIASQAQSTFARLLAGSITLTFFTYAFVNMGMVSGILPVVGVPLPLISYGGTSMVTLCLSLGILMSIHTHKKLVAT is encoded by the coding sequence ATGATTAGTCAACTGTTAAAGCAATTTCTTAAACACATCGACTCGTTCCTGATGGTGTGTCTATTTTTCACCTTAATGGTCGGATTGTTTGTGCTGTATAGCGCATCTGGGCAAAGTGTTGCACGGATATACGGGCAAGGCATTAACATCATAGTTGCCTTGAGTTTTATGTGGGTGGCCGCCAATATTGCACCCAATCAACTTGAGCGGGTTGCTCTTCCGCTTTATATTTTTGGCGTACTGCTATTAATCGCAGTCGCATTATTTGGCTCGATTAGCCACGGTGCACAGCGCTGGCTAAACCTAGGTTTTACTAAAATTCAACCTTCTGAGATCATGCGTATTGCCATGCCGATGATGCTTGCCTGGTATTTCTCCAAGCAAGAAGGCAAACCTAAGATGGCTGATTTTGCGATAGGTGGTTTATTACTATTAGTCCCTGTTGCCTTGATTATGAAACAGCCTGATTTAGGCACGGCATTACTTATTACTGCATCAGGCTTTTACGTGCTGTTTTTAGCGGGCTTAAGCTGGAAGTTGCTGCTAGGTAGCGTAATAGCATTTGCTGCATCTACCCCTATACTTTGGTCGATGTTGCATGATTATCAACGTAAACGTATCGAAATTTTACTAGATCCTACACAAGACCCACTAGGCGCTGGTTACCATACTATTCAAGCCATTATTGCAATTGGTTCGGGTGGTACCGCGGGTAAAGGTTGGCTAAATGGCACACAAGCTCAGTTAGACTTCCTACCAGAACGTACCACAGATTTTATTTTTGCTGTGTTTGGTGAAGAGTTCGGATTATTAGGTAATTTATTGTTATTACTATTATTTACCTTGATTATTATGCGTGGCTTAGTGATTGCATCACAGGCGCAGAGCACTTTTGCGAGACTCTTAGCAGGCAGTATTACGCTGACTTTTTTCACCTATGCATTTGTGAATATGGGCATGGTAAGCGGCATTTTACCTGTGGTGGGTGTACCATTGCCGTTAATTAGCTATGGCGGAACTTCTATGGTGACGCTTTGCCTTAGTCTAGGTATTCTAATGAGCATACATACTCACAAAAAATTGGTAGCCACTTAA
- a CDS encoding septal ring lytic transglycosylase RlpA family protein gives MNFKISNHQLMRSRLLVMAITALLAACGANPPLNPVTKAPTTSVPTKQAPTPSNESTTKTEPKPGSGGYYLDDGPGENAPANIDSIPSATLKSEQPYSRANKPYSALGQQYTPMTGYVPYKKQGIASWYGKRFHGKKTSTGEVYDMYAMTGAHTILPIPSYAKVTNPANGRSVIVRINDRGPFKRDRLIDLSYAAAYQLRLIKQGSGLVEVETIDTSPEALHKAPTDASTQTASVSQNTLPENTQSSVTSLAAQTTAIEATPTITSATTATTATSSALNSQFYVQAGAFKNEANGDLLQKKIQSLDLGENVGVANVYNSGLYRVKLGPYASRSEADVSAANIRRQLNIAAHVTN, from the coding sequence ATGAATTTCAAAATTTCAAACCATCAATTGATGCGCTCTCGTTTATTAGTAATGGCAATAACTGCACTGCTGGCAGCTTGCGGAGCAAATCCCCCTTTAAATCCTGTCACTAAAGCGCCTACAACTTCAGTTCCAACAAAACAAGCACCAACGCCAAGCAATGAATCAACGACGAAAACAGAGCCTAAACCAGGTTCAGGCGGTTACTATTTAGATGATGGTCCGGGTGAAAATGCGCCAGCAAATATAGATAGTATTCCAAGTGCCACGTTAAAATCAGAGCAACCATACAGTCGCGCCAATAAGCCATACTCAGCATTGGGTCAGCAATACACGCCTATGACTGGCTACGTGCCTTATAAAAAACAAGGCATTGCTTCATGGTATGGTAAACGGTTTCATGGCAAAAAAACTTCAACGGGTGAAGTGTATGACATGTATGCCATGACTGGTGCACATACCATTTTGCCGATTCCTAGCTATGCAAAAGTCACAAACCCGGCGAATGGTCGCTCTGTCATAGTACGCATTAATGATAGGGGGCCATTTAAACGTGATCGACTTATTGATTTATCTTATGCTGCAGCTTATCAATTGCGCTTAATTAAACAAGGCAGCGGTTTGGTTGAAGTGGAAACGATAGATACCAGTCCCGAAGCTTTGCATAAAGCACCGACAGATGCATCAACCCAAACGGCTTCGGTGTCACAAAACACATTGCCTGAAAACACACAGTCAAGCGTTACGTCCCTTGCTGCACAAACCACTGCGATAGAAGCAACACCAACGATAACATCTGCAACAACTGCAACAACTGCGACTAGCAGTGCACTAAACTCACAATTCTATGTTCAAGCTGGCGCATTTAAGAATGAAGCGAATGGCGATCTGTTACAGAAAAAAATCCAAAGTTTAGATCTGGGCGAAAATGTAGGGGTAGCTAACGTGTATAATAGCGGCCTATATCGCGTAAAGCTTGGACCCTATGCAAGTAGATCTGAAGCCGATGTTTCGGCTGCAAACATCCGCAGACAATTAAACATTGCCGCACATG